The following are encoded together in the Pseudomonas sediminis genome:
- a CDS encoding EAL domain-containing protein codes for MLRPFRSLLLLLCLACVIPAWADNALPLLKLSAADLVSPVSIERSVLLEDPSGHLTASEVLQRIGKEGQEVHGTARIGYTRSAWWLAVQLQTPPAERLQLIIGQTFLDDLEIWLFDGDTPLGPLYSGAKRPFAQRGEPYPQFLLNLPRLGEGPHSLLLRVESHSAINLPLQVVGAAQGQQLIAYSWLQSGLLIGALLALALFYLVKYSTLREAQLAYFSLTSLCVALYNASLYNLAGLLWPQWSLLPKLLVNLPTAGMMIFSSLFIASALGLHLGRLRWLRNVLFAATLLVSLGGVFVDHPHAYQTLNLLTLATGLYQLLLMVLGVHQRRPYAPGYLVCWSAALVLMLLVPLSRAGLIPLPAGFYALYAYLPALSMLLFGALLDKQLERVRRVLLSSQEQAIDNLEQYQALFRHSGEGIFRCQRDGQLLEANPSLARLLGSETLPDDLSQLSLQSLVGETQWRWLLLQLDVQAGAVSCECQLYDLEQRPRWVYLSLHLRPHQESIEGIVVDLSERRALEERLQQLAAHDALTGLLNRRELERLLSETLSGAAKRRFSHLLLLGLDRFKQVNDLFGHSAGDQLLKQLAGQLLHQLPRHAELARVGGDEFAILLREVDDDAALSQAEQLRRAVEQFVFTWQGRPFRLHASIGMLALSSGVRDWETALNWASSASQLAKHQGRNRVQQFNPADGALLEHQRQLQWITRLREATERGHFELFFQPVQALQNAASGLHYEVLLRYRDPQSGEWISPAQFLDAAARYDFLGAIDRWVVQHLCAWLAANPRHLAQLAQVNVNLSASSLLDCTFHRLLQDELQHHGLPPGKLCIEVTEMVALGELGVSAQWIEGLRSKGLKVALDDFGSGFASYAYLRHLPLDILKIDGSFISGIENDPINQAMVGSMRQIAGQLGLLTVAEFVETQASLDCLRRLGIDYAQGYFVGRPQPLRQLADDARRHGTQEA; via the coding sequence ATGCTCCGCCCGTTTCGCTCACTGCTATTGCTGCTCTGCCTGGCCTGCGTCATACCTGCCTGGGCGGATAACGCGCTGCCGTTGCTCAAGCTCAGTGCCGCCGACCTGGTATCGCCAGTGAGCATCGAGCGCAGTGTGCTGCTGGAAGACCCCAGCGGCCATTTGACCGCCAGCGAAGTATTGCAGCGCATCGGCAAGGAAGGCCAAGAGGTGCACGGCACTGCGCGCATCGGCTACACCCGCAGCGCCTGGTGGCTTGCCGTGCAGTTGCAGACACCGCCGGCAGAACGTTTGCAACTGATCATTGGCCAGACCTTCCTCGATGACCTGGAGATCTGGCTGTTCGACGGCGACACGCCGCTCGGCCCGCTGTACAGCGGCGCAAAACGTCCGTTCGCCCAGCGTGGCGAGCCCTATCCCCAGTTCCTGCTCAACCTGCCACGTCTGGGCGAAGGCCCTCACAGCCTGCTGCTGCGCGTAGAGAGTCATTCGGCGATCAACCTGCCGCTGCAGGTAGTCGGCGCCGCACAGGGCCAACAACTGATCGCCTACAGCTGGCTACAGAGCGGCCTGCTGATCGGTGCACTGCTCGCCCTGGCGCTGTTCTATCTGGTCAAGTACAGCACCTTGCGCGAAGCGCAACTGGCCTACTTCAGCCTCACCTCGTTGTGCGTGGCGCTGTACAACGCCAGCCTGTACAACCTGGCCGGCCTGCTCTGGCCGCAGTGGTCACTGCTGCCCAAGTTGCTGGTCAACCTGCCCACCGCCGGGATGATGATCTTCAGCTCACTGTTCATCGCCAGTGCCCTGGGCCTGCACCTGGGTCGTTTGCGCTGGCTGCGCAACGTCTTGTTCGCGGCCACCTTGCTGGTCAGCCTCGGCGGCGTCTTCGTCGACCACCCCCACGCCTATCAGACCCTCAACCTGCTGACCCTGGCCACCGGGCTGTACCAACTGCTGCTGATGGTGCTTGGCGTCCATCAGCGCCGCCCCTACGCGCCCGGCTACCTGGTGTGCTGGAGCGCGGCGCTGGTGCTGATGCTGCTGGTGCCGCTGAGCCGCGCCGGACTGATTCCGCTACCTGCTGGCTTCTATGCGCTGTATGCCTACCTGCCAGCGCTAAGCATGCTGCTGTTCGGCGCCCTGCTCGACAAGCAGCTGGAACGCGTACGCCGCGTGCTGCTGAGCAGCCAGGAGCAGGCCATCGACAATCTGGAGCAGTACCAGGCGCTGTTCCGCCACAGCGGCGAAGGCATCTTCCGCTGCCAGCGCGACGGCCAGTTGCTGGAAGCCAACCCGAGCCTGGCGCGCCTGCTTGGCAGCGAGACCCTGCCGGACGATCTCAGCCAGCTGTCCTTGCAGAGCCTGGTGGGGGAAACTCAGTGGCGCTGGTTGCTGCTGCAACTCGACGTGCAGGCCGGCGCGGTCAGTTGCGAATGCCAGCTGTACGACCTCGAGCAGCGCCCCCGATGGGTCTACCTGTCGCTGCACCTGCGCCCGCATCAGGAGTCCATCGAAGGCATCGTGGTCGACCTCAGCGAGCGCCGGGCGCTGGAAGAACGCCTGCAACAGCTGGCCGCCCACGATGCCCTGACCGGCCTGCTGAATCGTCGCGAGCTGGAAAGACTGCTTTCGGAAACTCTCAGCGGCGCAGCCAAACGGCGCTTCAGCCACCTGCTGCTGCTGGGGCTGGATCGCTTCAAGCAGGTCAACGACCTGTTCGGCCATTCGGCCGGCGACCAGTTGCTGAAACAGCTGGCCGGCCAGTTGCTGCACCAGCTACCGCGCCATGCCGAGCTGGCCCGCGTTGGCGGCGACGAGTTCGCCATTCTCCTGCGTGAAGTCGATGACGACGCTGCGCTGAGCCAGGCCGAGCAGTTGCGCCGCGCCGTCGAACAGTTCGTCTTCACCTGGCAGGGCCGACCCTTCCGCCTGCACGCCAGTATCGGCATGCTCGCGCTCAGCTCCGGCGTACGCGACTGGGAAACCGCGCTGAACTGGGCCAGCAGCGCCAGCCAGTTGGCCAAGCATCAGGGCCGCAACCGTGTGCAGCAGTTCAACCCGGCCGACGGCGCCCTGCTCGAACATCAACGCCAGCTGCAGTGGATCACCCGCCTGCGCGAGGCCACCGAGCGCGGTCATTTCGAGCTGTTCTTCCAACCGGTCCAGGCGCTGCAGAACGCGGCCAGCGGCCTGCACTATGAAGTGCTGCTGCGTTACCGCGACCCACAGAGCGGCGAGTGGATCAGCCCGGCGCAGTTTCTCGACGCGGCGGCGCGCTACGATTTTCTCGGCGCCATCGACCGCTGGGTCGTCCAACATCTGTGCGCCTGGCTGGCAGCCAACCCACGGCACCTGGCACAACTGGCCCAGGTCAACGTCAACCTCAGCGCCAGCTCGCTGCTCGACTGCACCTTCCATCGCCTGCTGCAGGACGAACTGCAGCACCACGGCTTGCCGCCCGGCAAACTGTGTATCGAGGTGACGGAAATGGTCGCCCTGGGTGAGCTGGGCGTCTCCGCGCAGTGGATCGAGGGGCTACGCAGCAAGGGGCTGAAAGTCGCCCTGGATGACTTTGGCAGCGGCTTCGCCTCCTACGCTTATCTGCGTCACTTGCCGCTGGATATTCTCAAGATCGACGGCAGCTTCATCAGTGGCATCGAGAACGACCCGATCAACCAGGCCATGGTCGGCTCCATGCGCCAGATCGCCGGACAACTGGGGCTGCTCACCGTCGCCGAGTTCGTCGAAACCCAGGCCAGCCTGGACTGCCTGCGCCGCCTGGGTATCGACTACGCTCAGGGTTACTTCGTTGGTCGCCCGCAGCCCTTGCGGCAACTGGCCGACGATGCGCGTCGCCACGGCACTCAGGAAGCCTGA
- a CDS encoding HDOD domain-containing protein — translation MTASAHRVEVLIAEADPWTSNLLQQLVLDVCSDAHVLQFSDGQAALARCKRRLPDLVIADGELPGLDGLELLRQLRRHPRTPVLPFVLISGRLDASSVRAARPLAPSAYLGKPFNAESLRQRLLALLPSPAAAVVVHQPLLVSDLRDFLDTVREEGQGAPLLSDVRNAVSQGLQTGEQDLGELEAVFGSDPQITALLIAAASSAAQHQGVPCHTLAQALHRLGVARTLNLVLGLAVQRNAQLRDPRLAELASHTWQQARRSAELARWLALELKLDAELCYTAGLLHNLGELALLRSLQDWQEAGGELSDEQIADAMPRRSASFGSALRIRWRLPFGLRELIAAFYGLGSGVFSREALVLNLSGLLLALPASEAPKSLVEARCVRMLRLDPALLERLPAALYQAS, via the coding sequence ATGACCGCTTCAGCTCACCGTGTGGAAGTTCTGATCGCCGAGGCTGACCCCTGGACGTCCAACCTGTTGCAGCAGTTGGTGCTCGACGTGTGCAGTGATGCCCACGTGCTGCAGTTCAGCGATGGCCAGGCAGCACTGGCGCGCTGCAAACGTCGCCTGCCTGATCTGGTGATCGCTGATGGCGAGCTGCCGGGGCTCGATGGTCTGGAGTTGCTGCGACAACTGCGTCGGCATCCACGTACACCGGTGCTGCCGTTCGTACTGATCAGCGGCCGCCTGGATGCCAGCAGCGTGCGGGCCGCAAGGCCGCTGGCGCCCAGTGCTTACCTGGGCAAACCCTTCAATGCTGAAAGCCTGCGTCAGCGTCTGCTGGCATTGTTGCCCTCGCCAGCGGCAGCGGTAGTGGTGCATCAGCCGCTGCTGGTCAGCGACCTGCGCGACTTTCTCGATACTGTGCGCGAAGAGGGGCAGGGTGCGCCGTTGCTCAGCGATGTGCGCAATGCCGTGAGTCAGGGGTTGCAGACCGGCGAGCAGGACCTTGGCGAGCTGGAGGCCGTGTTCGGCAGTGACCCGCAGATCACCGCGTTGCTGATCGCCGCTGCCAGTAGCGCCGCGCAGCATCAGGGCGTGCCTTGTCATACCCTGGCCCAGGCACTGCATCGTTTGGGCGTGGCGCGCACGCTGAACCTGGTGCTCGGTCTGGCGGTGCAGCGCAACGCCCAGTTGCGTGACCCGCGCCTGGCCGAGCTGGCCAGCCACACCTGGCAACAGGCGCGGCGCAGTGCCGAGCTGGCGCGCTGGCTGGCGTTGGAGCTGAAGCTGGATGCGGAGTTGTGTTACACCGCTGGCCTGCTGCACAACCTGGGGGAGCTGGCGCTGCTGCGCAGCCTGCAGGACTGGCAGGAAGCTGGCGGTGAGTTGAGCGATGAGCAGATCGCCGATGCGATGCCGCGCCGCTCGGCGAGCTTCGGCTCGGCCTTGCGTATCCGCTGGCGTCTGCCCTTCGGTCTGCGCGAGTTGATCGCGGCGTTCTACGGCCTGGGCAGTGGCGTGTTCTCGCGTGAGGCACTGGTGCTCAACCTCAGCGGCTTGCTGCTGGCGCTGCCGGCCAGCGAAGCCCCTAAAAGCCTGGTCGAGGCGCGTTGCGTGCGCATGTTGCGATTGGACCCTGCGCTGCTCGAGCGCCTGCCGGCGGCCCTCTATCAGGCTTCCTGA
- the rpmG gene encoding 50S ribosomal protein L33, which yields MRELIRLVSSAGTGHFYTTDKNKRTTPDKIEIKKFDPVVRKHVMYKEAKIK from the coding sequence ATGCGTGAACTGATCCGTTTGGTGTCCAGCGCCGGTACCGGCCACTTCTACACCACCGACAAGAACAAGCGCACCACCCCCGACAAGATCGAAATCAAGAAATTCGATCCGGTCGTACGCAAGCACGTGATGTACAAGGAAGCCAAGATCAAGTAA
- the rpmB gene encoding 50S ribosomal protein L28 → MSRVCQVTGKGPVTGNNISHANNKTRRRFLPNLQHHRFWVESEKRFVRLRVSAKGMRVIDKRGIDVVLSELRARGEKV, encoded by the coding sequence ATGTCGAGAGTCTGTCAAGTTACCGGTAAGGGTCCGGTAACCGGGAACAACATTTCCCACGCAAACAACAAAACCCGTCGTCGTTTCCTGCCGAACCTGCAGCACCATCGCTTCTGGGTCGAGTCCGAGAAGCGCTTCGTGCGTCTGCGCGTATCTGCCAAAGGCATGCGTGTTATCGACAAGCGTGGCATCGATGTAGTGCTGTCCGAGCTGCGCGCTCGCGGCGAAAAGGTTTAA
- a CDS encoding ABC transporter substrate-binding protein yields the protein MRLLLAALLCTPILTQAATLSVCTEASPEGFDVVQYNSLTTTNASADMLMNRLVEFDAEQGKLLPSLARSWSISADGLVYDFTLRDDVQFHHSADFTPSRHLDSQDVLFSFQRMLDEQHPWHAVAASGYPHAQSMQWPSLIAKVEAPDAHSVRITLNRRDATFLATLSMGFASIYSAEYADKLMAAGTPQKLNSAPVGSGPFVFERFQKDAVVRYRANPDYFAGKPGVDRVIFAITPDSNVRLQKLRRGECQIALSPKPQDVQAIAGDAKLKSAQTAAFMTAFVGINSQHTPLDKPQVRQAINLAFDKASYVKAVFEGSAEPANGPYPPNTWSYASELPGYAHEPAKARALLAEAGLADGFKTTIWTRPSGSLLNPNPSLGAQLLQADLAKVGIDAEIRVIEWGELIRRAKAGEHDLLFMGWAGDNGDPDNFLTPQFSCASVESGLNFARFCDEALDKLIADGKTSSDQSERSRLYHQAQQIIQEQALWLPLAHPTAFALLSSKVEGYKVSPFGRQNFASVQIAP from the coding sequence ATGCGCCTGTTGCTCGCTGCTCTACTGTGCACCCCGATCCTGACCCAGGCTGCCACCCTCAGCGTATGCACCGAAGCCAGCCCAGAGGGTTTCGACGTGGTGCAGTACAACTCGCTGACCACTACCAATGCCTCGGCAGACATGCTGATGAACCGCCTGGTCGAATTCGACGCCGAACAAGGCAAGCTGCTGCCGAGCCTGGCGCGCAGCTGGTCGATCTCCGCCGACGGCCTGGTCTACGACTTCACGCTGCGCGACGACGTGCAATTTCACCACAGCGCCGACTTCACGCCCAGCCGCCACCTCGATTCTCAGGACGTGCTGTTCAGCTTCCAGCGTATGCTCGACGAGCAGCACCCCTGGCATGCGGTGGCCGCCAGCGGTTACCCACACGCCCAGTCGATGCAGTGGCCCAGCCTGATCGCCAAGGTCGAGGCGCCGGATGCCCACAGCGTGCGCATTACCCTGAATCGCCGCGACGCCACCTTCCTCGCCACCCTGAGCATGGGCTTCGCCTCGATCTATTCCGCCGAATACGCCGACAAGCTGATGGCCGCCGGCACCCCGCAGAAGCTCAATAGCGCGCCGGTGGGCAGCGGTCCGTTCGTCTTCGAGCGTTTCCAGAAGGATGCCGTGGTGCGCTACCGCGCCAACCCGGACTACTTCGCTGGCAAGCCGGGGGTGGACCGAGTGATCTTCGCCATCACCCCGGATAGCAACGTGCGCCTGCAGAAGCTGCGCCGCGGCGAATGCCAGATCGCCCTGTCACCGAAACCGCAGGACGTGCAGGCCATCGCTGGCGACGCCAAGCTGAAAAGCGCGCAGACCGCCGCCTTCATGACCGCCTTCGTCGGCATCAACAGCCAGCATACGCCGCTGGACAAGCCGCAGGTGCGCCAGGCGATCAACCTGGCGTTCGACAAGGCCAGCTACGTCAAGGCCGTGTTCGAAGGCAGCGCCGAGCCGGCCAACGGCCCCTACCCACCGAACACCTGGAGTTACGCCAGCGAACTGCCCGGCTACGCGCACGAGCCGGCAAAAGCACGCGCCTTGCTGGCCGAGGCAGGCCTGGCTGACGGTTTCAAGACCACCATCTGGACGCGCCCCAGCGGCAGCCTGCTCAACCCCAACCCGAGCCTCGGCGCGCAATTGCTGCAGGCAGACCTGGCCAAGGTCGGCATCGACGCGGAAATCCGCGTGATCGAGTGGGGCGAACTGATCCGCCGCGCCAAGGCCGGCGAACACGACCTGCTATTCATGGGCTGGGCGGGCGACAACGGCGACCCGGACAACTTCCTCACTCCGCAGTTTTCCTGCGCTTCGGTCGAGTCAGGCCTGAACTTCGCCCGTTTTTGCGATGAGGCGCTGGACAAGCTGATCGCCGATGGCAAGACCAGCAGCGACCAGAGCGAGCGCAGCCGCCTCTATCACCAGGCGCAGCAGATCATTCAGGAGCAGGCGCTGTGGCTGCCGTTGGCCCACCCGACCGCCTTCGCGCTGCTCAGCAGCAAGGTCGAGGGCTACAAGGTCAGCCCGTTCGGCCGGCAGAACTTCGCCTCGGTGCAGATCGCACCATAA
- the radC gene encoding RadC family protein: MSIRDWPAAERPREKLLEQGAASLTDAELLAIFLRTGVTGKSAVDLARYLLSEFGSLRALLEADLAGFSQHLGLGPAKYAQLQAVLEMSRRHLAERLRRDSALESPQAVRDYLKAQLRHEPHEVFGCLFLDAKHRVLAFEVLFRGSIDSASVYPRQVVKRALANNAAAVILTHNHPSGVSEPSQADRVLTQRLKDALALVEVRVLDHFIVGDGEPLSMAELGWM; this comes from the coding sequence ATGAGCATTCGCGACTGGCCCGCGGCAGAGCGCCCGCGGGAGAAATTGCTGGAGCAGGGCGCGGCCTCGCTGACCGATGCCGAACTGTTGGCGATCTTTCTGCGTACCGGAGTGACCGGCAAGAGTGCGGTGGACCTGGCGCGCTATCTGCTGAGCGAGTTCGGCAGCCTGAGAGCGCTACTCGAAGCCGATCTGGCTGGGTTCAGCCAACACCTTGGTCTGGGGCCGGCCAAGTACGCACAGCTACAGGCAGTGCTGGAGATGTCGCGGCGCCATCTGGCCGAACGCCTGCGTCGTGACTCAGCGCTGGAAAGCCCGCAGGCCGTGCGCGATTACCTCAAGGCGCAACTGCGTCACGAACCGCACGAGGTCTTCGGCTGCCTGTTTCTCGATGCCAAGCATCGGGTGTTGGCGTTCGAGGTGTTGTTTCGCGGCAGCATCGACAGCGCCAGCGTATATCCCAGGCAGGTGGTCAAGCGGGCGCTGGCCAACAATGCCGCCGCCGTTATCCTCACCCATAACCACCCATCGGGCGTGTCGGAACCCAGTCAGGCTGACCGCGTGCTGACCCAGCGGCTCAAGGATGCCCTGGCGCTGGTCGAGGTGCGCGTGCTCGACCACTTTATCGTCGGCGATGGCGAGCCGCTGTCGATGGCCGAGCTGGGCTGGATGTAG
- the ltrA gene encoding group II intron reverse transcriptase/maturase yields MKTQPATPEASASSGGGANWHDLDWAKVQQSVRRTQLKIAQATREGNWRRVKRLQRMLTRSFYGRCLAVRRVTENRGRKTPGVDGETWGTPLAKFHAVKRLSKQRGYRPKPLRRVWIPKPGKQEKRPLGIPTMLDRAMQALYLQALEPVIESTSDPKSYGFRPDRSTADAMVELFHLLSPTVAPTWILEGDIKGFFDNINHEWLCRNVPMDTKVLRKWLRAGVIDRRQLMATEAGTPQGGIISPCLANATLNGLETQLKRHLAKKLGIKKAEKTKVQCVRYADDFVILAASKELLEEEVKPWVEQFLSVRGVELSREKTHITHIHQGFDFLGWNFRKYVPKSPHRKAKLLIKPSKKNASAFYRKVREIIKSSGAMTQEALIGQLNPVLKGWAQYHSPVVAKETFSKLDHLIFWRIWRWVKRRHPRKSADWIRNKYFRSIGGQSWVFAYPYKNGKGEKQYRRLYLLAGTAIVRHKRLPGDYNPYDAEHELKWEALRVQRMQHKLRYRGQILSLFRRQRGVCASCGQAVSKETGWHDHHVIRRVDGGSDNLQNRVLLHPNCHARLHSQQKDTPLRFSGL; encoded by the coding sequence ATGAAAACGCAACCAGCAACACCGGAAGCGTCTGCGTCCTCAGGCGGAGGGGCGAACTGGCACGATCTCGATTGGGCCAAAGTTCAACAATCCGTTCGGAGAACGCAGCTGAAGATTGCGCAGGCAACACGGGAAGGTAACTGGCGCAGGGTTAAACGCCTGCAACGGATGCTGACTCGCTCGTTTTACGGTCGCTGCTTGGCTGTAAGGCGAGTCACGGAGAACCGGGGTCGCAAGACTCCGGGCGTCGATGGAGAAACCTGGGGTACGCCCCTAGCCAAGTTCCATGCCGTGAAACGTCTGTCGAAACAACGAGGCTATCGGCCCAAACCGCTACGGCGGGTCTGGATACCGAAGCCCGGCAAGCAGGAAAAGCGCCCACTGGGTATCCCGACGATGTTGGATCGGGCCATGCAAGCGCTGTATCTGCAAGCGTTGGAGCCTGTAATAGAAAGCACCAGCGATCCGAAAAGTTATGGCTTCCGGCCTGACCGCTCGACCGCTGACGCCATGGTTGAACTCTTCCACCTGTTGTCGCCCACCGTGGCGCCGACCTGGATTCTGGAGGGGGACATCAAAGGCTTCTTCGACAACATCAATCACGAGTGGCTGTGCCGAAATGTCCCGATGGACACGAAGGTGCTGCGCAAATGGTTGAGAGCCGGGGTCATCGACCGGCGACAACTCATGGCTACGGAAGCCGGGACGCCACAGGGCGGGATCATCTCGCCCTGTCTGGCCAACGCCACCCTGAACGGCCTGGAAACTCAGTTGAAGCGCCACCTGGCGAAGAAGCTGGGAATCAAGAAGGCCGAGAAGACCAAGGTGCAATGTGTACGGTATGCGGATGACTTCGTGATCCTGGCAGCCTCGAAAGAGCTGTTGGAGGAAGAGGTTAAACCCTGGGTAGAGCAATTCCTGTCGGTACGAGGGGTTGAGCTGTCCCGGGAGAAAACGCACATCACGCACATTCACCAGGGATTCGATTTCTTGGGGTGGAACTTCAGGAAGTACGTGCCGAAGTCACCGCACCGGAAAGCCAAGCTGCTGATCAAGCCCTCGAAGAAGAACGCCTCTGCGTTTTATCGGAAGGTACGCGAGATCATCAAAAGCAGCGGGGCTATGACGCAGGAAGCGTTGATCGGCCAACTGAACCCGGTACTGAAGGGGTGGGCGCAATATCACTCCCCGGTCGTGGCAAAGGAAACCTTCAGCAAGCTGGATCACCTGATCTTTTGGCGAATCTGGAGGTGGGTGAAGCGTAGGCATCCGAGGAAGTCAGCTGACTGGATCAGGAATAAATACTTCCGATCCATAGGCGGGCAGAGCTGGGTGTTCGCGTACCCCTACAAGAATGGTAAGGGAGAAAAGCAGTACCGCCGGCTATACCTGTTGGCGGGAACCGCAATCGTGCGCCACAAACGTCTTCCGGGGGACTACAACCCCTACGACGCGGAACACGAACTGAAGTGGGAGGCACTGAGAGTCCAGCGAATGCAGCACAAGCTGCGTTATCGAGGACAAATCCTCAGCCTCTTCCGCAGACAGCGGGGTGTTTGCGCCTCGTGCGGGCAAGCGGTGAGCAAGGAAACCGGATGGCATGACCATCACGTCATAAGACGTGTGGACGGCGGTTCGGACAATCTGCAAAACCGCGTATTGCTTCATCCAAACTGCCACGCGCGGCTTCATAGCCAGCAAAAAGATACACCTCTACGGTTTAGCGGTTTATAG
- the coaBC gene encoding bifunctional phosphopantothenoylcysteine decarboxylase/phosphopantothenate--cysteine ligase CoaBC, producing the protein MQRLYRKRIIVGVGGGIAAYKSAELVRRLKDQGAEVRVVMTQGGREFITPLTLQALSGHPVHLDLLDPAAEAAMGHIELARWADLILIAPATADLIARLAQGVANDLLTTLVLATDAPIALAPAMNQAMWRDAATQANLELLQSRGMRLFGPASGSQACGDVGLGRMLEPNDLALLAADCFQRQALDGLHILITAGPTQENIDPVRYITNHSSGKMGFALAEAAAEAGARVTLVSGPVHLPTPDRVSRIDVVSARDMLAACEAAMPCDVLIAAAAVADYRPEVVAQHKLKKDPTSGEGMLLQMVRNPDILATIAGREDRPFSVGFAAETENLLEYASRKLRDKNLDLIVANDVANPSIGFNSEENAITVIDRGLQPTSFAQTSKGKIARQLITLIKERLNKN; encoded by the coding sequence ATGCAGCGGCTGTATCGCAAACGCATCATCGTCGGCGTCGGGGGCGGTATTGCTGCCTACAAGAGCGCCGAACTGGTTCGCCGACTCAAGGATCAAGGCGCCGAAGTCCGCGTGGTGATGACCCAGGGCGGGCGCGAGTTCATCACCCCACTGACCCTGCAGGCCCTGTCCGGCCACCCTGTGCACCTCGACCTGCTCGACCCCGCCGCCGAAGCCGCGATGGGCCATATCGAGCTGGCGCGTTGGGCCGATCTGATACTCATCGCGCCGGCCACCGCCGACCTGATCGCCCGCCTGGCCCAGGGTGTGGCCAACGACCTGCTGACCACGCTGGTGCTGGCCACCGATGCGCCGATTGCCCTGGCTCCGGCGATGAACCAGGCTATGTGGCGCGACGCAGCCACCCAGGCCAACCTCGAACTGCTGCAAAGTCGCGGCATGCGCCTGTTCGGCCCAGCCTCCGGTAGCCAGGCCTGCGGCGATGTCGGTCTCGGCCGCATGCTCGAGCCCAACGACCTGGCCCTGCTGGCCGCCGATTGTTTCCAGCGCCAGGCGCTCGATGGCCTGCATATCCTCATCACCGCCGGTCCGACCCAGGAAAACATCGACCCGGTGCGTTACATCACCAACCACAGCTCCGGCAAGATGGGCTTCGCCCTCGCCGAGGCCGCTGCCGAGGCCGGTGCGCGCGTAACCCTGGTTAGCGGGCCGGTGCACCTGCCAACGCCGGATCGAGTCAGCCGCATCGACGTGGTCAGCGCCCGCGACATGCTCGCGGCCTGCGAAGCCGCCATGCCCTGCGACGTGCTGATCGCCGCCGCCGCGGTGGCCGACTACCGCCCGGAAGTGGTCGCCCAGCACAAATTGAAGAAAGACCCCACCAGCGGCGAAGGGATGCTCCTGCAAATGGTGCGCAACCCGGATATCCTCGCCACCATCGCCGGCCGCGAGGATCGCCCGTTCAGCGTGGGCTTCGCCGCCGAGACCGAGAACCTGCTGGAATACGCCTCGCGCAAACTGCGCGACAAGAATCTCGATCTGATCGTCGCCAATGATGTAGCCAACCCCAGCATCGGCTTCAATAGTGAAGAGAACGCCATCACCGTGATCGACCGTGGGCTGCAGCCAACCAGCTTCGCCCAGACCAGCAAGGGCAAGATCGCCCGCCAGTTGATCACCCTTATCAAAGAACGACTGAACAAGAACTGA
- the dut gene encoding dUTP diphosphatase — protein sequence MHALQAKILDPRLGQEFPLPQYATPGSAGLDLRAMLKEEIVLEPGQTVLIPTGLSIYIGDPGLAAMILPRSGLGHKHGIVLGNLVGLIDSDYQGELMVSCWNRGQTPFTIAIGERIAQLVLVPVVQAHFELVEQFDETQRGAGGFGHSGSH from the coding sequence ATGCACGCTCTGCAAGCCAAGATCCTCGATCCCCGCCTCGGCCAGGAATTCCCGCTGCCGCAATACGCCACGCCGGGCTCCGCCGGCCTCGACCTGCGCGCCATGCTCAAGGAAGAGATCGTCCTCGAGCCAGGCCAGACCGTGCTGATTCCGACCGGCCTGTCGATCTACATCGGCGACCCAGGCTTGGCGGCGATGATCCTGCCGCGTTCGGGCCTCGGCCACAAACACGGCATCGTGCTCGGCAACCTGGTCGGCCTGATCGACTCGGACTACCAGGGGGAGCTGATGGTGTCGTGCTGGAACCGCGGCCAGACGCCCTTCACCATCGCCATCGGCGAGCGCATCGCGCAGTTGGTGCTGGTACCGGTGGTGCAGGCGCATTTCGAGCTGGTCGAGCAGTTCGACGAGACCCAACGTGGTGCTGGCGGCTTCGGCCACTCCGGTAGCCACTGA